AAAAGACCTTACACTTACCTTTACAGAATTTGATTTGGAAGAAGGTAAAGATTTTCTCACCGTATACAAATTTGGAAGTAATACACCTATTGCTGAACTAACTGGAAACGAAATTCCTGAACCTATTACAATTCCCGACGGAGCTTTCTTTGTTAACTTCCGTTCAGATATATTAAATACGGCAGCAGGTTTTAAAGCATATTGGACAACAGGAAACGTTGGAGTAGGTGATGTAGAAGGATTAAGAAGTCTTACTATTTCTCCTAACCCAGCTACTAATTATGTTACTATCAAAGCATTTTCCGATAGAAATCAAGATTTGAAAGTTACTATTAGCGACTTGTCAGGTAAAGAACTTATCACTAACCAAATTTACAATGCCTTTGGCGATATAGACCAAATCATTGATGTTAGCAGACTAAGTTCAGGAATGTACTTTGTTACAATATCTGGCAACAACCAAAAAGTTACTGAAAAGTTAATAGTAAAATAGTTAACCATATACAGCGAAAAAGGTTGTCGAACGACAACCTTTTTTGTTTTTTAATATATTGCATCAAAATAAAAGTACTCCTGTTATGAACAATAAGCTAATTAAATACTTTGCTCTTGTTTTATTAATAATTAGTTCGATATATCTTAAATCAGAAACAGTTGGTATTGATAAGATTAAAACAGTCGCTCTAAATTTTTATAAAGGTAGAGTAGATACTTATTTGAATAATAAATACAGCAACGTTTCTATTAAGGAAATAGAATATATCGATGGTTTATACCTTGTTAAGTTCAATCCTGAAGGTTGGGCTATCATAAGTTCATCAGATAAAACCAAACCAATATTAGGGTATTCGTACTACGATAATTATTCGGAAGAAGTGCAAAACAACGCTCCATTCAACGATTGGATTGACAGATATAGGACTCAGGTTAAACTAATTGAAGATAATAATTACAACCAAATTAAATCAGATGTTTTAGAATGGGATTATTATAGCAATTCTTGCAGAATGCCCAATTCTACGGTTGAAAGTGTAGAACCATTACTTACAACAAAGTGGAACCAGCTAACTCCTTACAATGGAATGTGTCCTATCGATGCAAATGGTTTTGGTAATAGGTGCGTTGTTGGTTGTGTAGCAACAGCAATGGCTCAAGTATTGCATTACTTCCGATTTCCCGAAACTGGTGAGGGTAGTTATAGCTACGTTCATCCTAGATACGGAACTATAGAAGCCGATTTTGGCAATACAACATACAATTGGTACGAAATTCAAAGCTCTCCAACAGGACCAAGTACGGAACTTGCAAAACTAAATTTTCATCAAGGTGTTGCCGTTGACATGGATTACGGTCCTCAAGCCAGCGGCATGTGGAATCATAAAACTGCTTTTGCATTCAATTCGTATTTTAAGGCTCTCGAAGGTACAAGATACTACTTTCGCGATTCTGCTGATGTAGATTGGGATAGCTTAGTAATAACCAATTTGAATAACAGAATACCTTTTTATTATGCAGGTTGGCAATCACCTAATGCTGACGGACACGCTTTTGTTTGCGACGGATATCAAGATGGAAACTATTATCATTTTAATTGGGGTTGGGGAGGTCATCATGATGGTTATTTTTATACTGACAATTTGGCTCCCGGAGGGTACAACTTTAACTATTCGCAGGAAATTGTAAACTATTTCCCCGATACGGTTAATTATGCATATCCGTTTGATGTTCAAAGCAGTGTTACACTGAACAATATACGAGGCTCTTTGGAAGACGGTAGCGGATGGTATAAGTACGAAAACAATATTCAACGAACATGGAATATTAAACTCATTGATGCCAAATACGATTCAATTACTGCTATTAACTTTACTACTTTTAGGTTCGATTTGGGCGAAGGAGATACTCTATATTTCCTAAACAACAAAACCAACGAAATAGTGTATAAATACCATTCCGACAACCACCCGCCAGCAGGATTTAGAGTGTATTCCGATGATGTTAAGGTTGTTTTTAAGACAAATGATGTCGGCACAGCCAATGGTTTTATGTTCGATTACAATATTGAATTGCCAAAATATTGTGGCATAACAACTCTAACACAGCCCTATGGCGAAATATCAGACGGTAGCGGTGATAAAAATTATTTGAATAATACATCTTGTAGGTGGACTGTAAATGTTTCTACCGACAAAAAATTGTATTTTAAATTCACTTCGTTTAATTTGCCCGACAGTAACGACTGTGTAAAAATTGTTGACTTAAGCAGTCAGCAAGCGGTAGGAACCTTCACCGGTACGGAAATTCCGGATGTTATTTCATTGTCGGGAGCAAAAATGATGATAATGTTTACCACAAACGATTCTATTACAGGAGAAGGATGGAGCGGATATTATTATGTGTCGGAACATTCCGCTGAAAAAGAAAAAAGTCTCAAATTGGTAAAATTATATCCAAATCCTGCAAAAGATATTATTAACTTTGAATTTTACTCACCGTCAGCTAAAAAATACAATTACAGCATTATCGATATAAATGGAAGGACATACATCTCTGATGTAATAATATCAAGCGAAGGAGAAAATAAAATAACTATAAATACTTCATCATTGAAACAGATGGCATATTTTTTGATTATTATTGATGAGCAATCAAATGTTAAAAAATATCCGTTTATTATAGCAAAATAAAAAAAATAAAATGATAAAATAATAAAAATGTAAAATAAGATATTTATCTTTGCATAAAATACGATAAAACTATATTAAAAAACAATAATTAACAATTTTAAATTAAAATTCGCATGAAAAAAATTACAACAATTGCATTAGTACTATTTGTAGTATTATTTGCTAAACCATTCAAAACAGAAGCTCAAAATACTATCAAACCTTGGGCTATTGGAATTAATTGGCAATGGCAAGACTACAACGTAGTTCATAGAACTTTCTCTGATGCTATGACAAACGCACGTTGGCAGGGATATAAATTCCCATCGTCAATTTACGTTGGAAGAGCATTGAATCCTTCATTCAATTTGTTCGGACAATTTGGTTTCAGCCAGTTAGAGTATGAAAGAATGAAAGACTACAATCCTGTGAAAGATAACAACATATGGACTGCAGACTTGAACTTAGCCTACAAACTAGCAAACGGGTACATAATGAAAGAAACATCGTGGTTCGATCCTTATGTATTTATTGGAGCAGGCGCTACCAATGTTAAGTTTGAAGGAACCGACAAATCAACATATTTTAAAGCCAACGGAGGACTTGGTATTAATTTCTGGTTGACAAGAGCATTAGGACTTAATATCCAAGGCGCTTACGACTACATGGTAACTCCTACATTAGACAGCGAATTCAGAAACGATTATATGCGTTTTAATGCAGGTCTTAAGTTACGTTTCGGAGGAAAAGATTCTGACGGAGACGGAGTACCCGACAAATTAGACTTATGTCCAGATGAGCCAGGTCCAAAAGAATTAGGCGGATGTCCCGATTCTGACGGAGACGGCATAGCTGACAAAGATGACGAATGTCCAAACCAACCAGGCAAACTTGAATTTAAAGGATGTCCTGATACCGATGGTGATGGAATTCCAGATAACAAAGACGAATGTCCAAACGAAGCTGGCTTACCTGAATTTAACGGTTGTCCCGATTCAGACGGTGACGGTATTCCAGATCACAAAGACGAATGTCCAAACGAATTTGGTTTAGCTGAATTTAACGGATGTCCCGATACCGATGGTGACGGTATTCCAGATCATCTAGACGAATGTCCAGACCTAAGAGGACCTAAATCAACTAAAGGTTGCCCCGACACTGACGGCGACGGTATTCCTGATAAAGACGATGACTGCCCAACAGTTGCCGGTACTGCAGCAAACAGAGGTTGCCCCGAAGTAGTTGAAGAACCTAAACCAAGTGTAGAAATATTCAAAGTAGTTTATTTCAACACCGCAAGTAGCGTAGTTATGTCGAAATACACTAAAGACTTGAACGAAGTTGCCGACCTAATGAAACAATACAGCGATGTTAAAGTTTCTGTTGCCGGTCACGCTGACTCAAGAGGTGATGAAAATTACAACATAAGACTTTCGGAAAAACGTGCTGATTATGTTATCAACTACTTAGCTAAAAAAGGAATTGACAAACAAAGATTAGTTAAATCATTCCACGGTGTAACTCAACCAGCTGCTCCAAACGATGGACCTGATGGCTGGGCTAAAAACCGTAGAGTTGAAATTAAATCAGTTTTATAGTTTTAAATTAAAAACAGTATTAAAAAAGGGTGCGGTAATTCGCACCCTTTTTTTGTTTATAATTTTTATCGCCTTAATTTGTAGTTGCGAAAACTTTAAATTAGTGAGAT
This portion of the Lentimicrobiaceae bacterium genome encodes:
- a CDS encoding thrombospondin type 3 repeat-containing protein; amino-acid sequence: MKKITTIALVLFVVLFAKPFKTEAQNTIKPWAIGINWQWQDYNVVHRTFSDAMTNARWQGYKFPSSIYVGRALNPSFNLFGQFGFSQLEYERMKDYNPVKDNNIWTADLNLAYKLANGYIMKETSWFDPYVFIGAGATNVKFEGTDKSTYFKANGGLGINFWLTRALGLNIQGAYDYMVTPTLDSEFRNDYMRFNAGLKLRFGGKDSDGDGVPDKLDLCPDEPGPKELGGCPDSDGDGIADKDDECPNQPGKLEFKGCPDTDGDGIPDNKDECPNEAGLPEFNGCPDSDGDGIPDHKDECPNEFGLAEFNGCPDTDGDGIPDHLDECPDLRGPKSTKGCPDTDGDGIPDKDDDCPTVAGTAANRGCPEVVEEPKPSVEIFKVVYFNTASSVVMSKYTKDLNEVADLMKQYSDVKVSVAGHADSRGDENYNIRLSEKRADYVINYLAKKGIDKQRLVKSFHGVTQPAAPNDGPDGWAKNRRVEIKSVL
- a CDS encoding C10 family peptidase, whose protein sequence is MNNKLIKYFALVLLIISSIYLKSETVGIDKIKTVALNFYKGRVDTYLNNKYSNVSIKEIEYIDGLYLVKFNPEGWAIISSSDKTKPILGYSYYDNYSEEVQNNAPFNDWIDRYRTQVKLIEDNNYNQIKSDVLEWDYYSNSCRMPNSTVESVEPLLTTKWNQLTPYNGMCPIDANGFGNRCVVGCVATAMAQVLHYFRFPETGEGSYSYVHPRYGTIEADFGNTTYNWYEIQSSPTGPSTELAKLNFHQGVAVDMDYGPQASGMWNHKTAFAFNSYFKALEGTRYYFRDSADVDWDSLVITNLNNRIPFYYAGWQSPNADGHAFVCDGYQDGNYYHFNWGWGGHHDGYFYTDNLAPGGYNFNYSQEIVNYFPDTVNYAYPFDVQSSVTLNNIRGSLEDGSGWYKYENNIQRTWNIKLIDAKYDSITAINFTTFRFDLGEGDTLYFLNNKTNEIVYKYHSDNHPPAGFRVYSDDVKVVFKTNDVGTANGFMFDYNIELPKYCGITTLTQPYGEISDGSGDKNYLNNTSCRWTVNVSTDKKLYFKFTSFNLPDSNDCVKIVDLSSQQAVGTFTGTEIPDVISLSGAKMMIMFTTNDSITGEGWSGYYYVSEHSAEKEKSLKLVKLYPNPAKDIINFEFYSPSAKKYNYSIIDINGRTYISDVIISSEGENKITINTSSLKQMAYFLIIIDEQSNVKKYPFIIAK